From Coffea arabica cultivar ET-39 chromosome 2e, Coffea Arabica ET-39 HiFi, whole genome shotgun sequence, the proteins below share one genomic window:
- the LOC113729465 gene encoding uncharacterized protein — MGCHHLTQILLTFSAAALMISLSSAVTQNILYTICSQTQSEEICVRILESDPNTKSSTLPQLSLISINLTREQANKNYKIFRDLQANTTAGSLRRSYGKCLRIYKQMIDKINDAYQLSQLGRYEDIHQLGQAQTLAYNCENGLPSNSTTAADTESMILTCEAAASVNLYIASSIPES; from the coding sequence ATGGGTTGTCACCATCTTACACAAATTCTGCTTACATTCTCAGCAGCAGCTCTCATGATCTCTCTTTCATCTGCTGTCACTCAGAACATCTTGTACACCATTTGTTCTCAAACTCAGAGTGAAGAAATCTGTGTACGAATTCTTGAGAGCGATCCCAATACAAAGTCTTCGACCCTCCCTCAGCTGTCTCTGATATCCATCAATCTGACGAGAGAACAAGCCAATAAGAATTACAAGATTTTCAGAGACCTGCAAGCCAACACAACTGCTGGATCATTGAGGAGGTCTTACGGCAAGTGTTTGAGAATTTATAAGCAGATGATCGACAAAATTAATGATGCCTATCAGTTATCCCAACTGGGAAGGTACGAGGACATACATCAATTAGGACAGGCGCAAACGCTGGCCTACAACTGCGAGAATGGACTTCCTTCAAATTCAACCACAGCTGCAGATACTGAATCCATGATCTTAACTTGTGAAGCTGCAGCTAGTGTTAACTTGTATATTGCATCTTCTATTCCTGAATCTTAA
- the LOC113733001 gene encoding galactinol synthase 2, protein MAPDMVSNTNSPVTSGLVKAASLSSRAYVTFLAGNGDYVKGVVGLAKGLRKVKTVYPLVVAVLPDVPEEHRRILLNQGCIVREIEPVYPPENQTQFAMAYYVINYSKLRIWEFVEYSKMVYLDGDIQVFENIDHLFDLPDGYFYAVKDCFCEKTWSHTPQYQIGYCQQCPDKVQWQEELGERPPLYFNAGMFVYEPSLPTYDDLLSTLKITPPTPFAEQDFLNMFFRDVYRPIPPIYNLVLAMLWRHPENVELEKVKVVHYCAAGSKPWRYTGKEDNMDREDIKVLVKNWWDIYNDETLDYKRSAANISATIGGEAEAKNLKARALRCIPAPSAA, encoded by the exons ATGGCTCCTGATATGGTTAGTAATACTAATTCGCCAGTCACAAGTGGTCTTGTCAAGGCTGCTAGTTTGTCTAGCCGTGCCTACGTCACATTTCTGGCAGGCAACGGTGACTACGTGAAGGGTGTGGTTGGTTTGGCCAAAGGGTTAAGGAAGGTTAAAACTGTCTATCCTTTGGTGGTTGCAGTTTTGCCTGACGTCCCTGAGGAGCACCGTCGTATACTGCTGAACCAGGGCTGCATTGTCCGCGAGATTGAGCCCGTCTATCCTCCTGAGAACCAGACTCAATTTGCCATGGCATATTATGTCATCAACTACTCCAAGCTTCGCATCTGGGAG TTTGTTGAGTATAGCAAAATGGTATACTTGGATGGAGATATCCAAGTGTTTGAGAACATAGATCACCTGTTTGACTTGCCAGACGGATACTTCTATGCTGTAAAGGACTGCTTCTGTGAGAAGACTTGGAGTCACACCCCACAATACCAGATCGGCTACTGTCAGCAGTGCcctgataaggttcagtggcaAGAAGAGTTGGGTGAAAGGCCCCCTCTTTACTTCAATGCCGGCATGTTCGTATACGAGCCTAGTCTTCCCACCTATGATGATCTCTTGAGCACCCTCAAGATCACTCCACCTACTCCGTTTGCTGAGCAGGACTTCCTGAACATGTTCTTCAGGGATGTTTATAGGCCAATTCCTCCAATTTACAACTTGGTGCTGGCCATGTTATGGAGGCATCCAGAGAACGTTGAGCTGGAAAAAGTGAAGGTAGTCCATTACTGTGCTGCTGGATCAAAGCCATGGAGGTACACTGGCAAGGAAGACAACATGGACAGAGAAGACATCAAGGTGCTAGTGAAGAACTGGTGGGATATTTACAATGATGAGACATTGGATTACAAGAGGTCCGCTGCAAATATTTCTGCCACAATTGGGGGTGAAGCTGAAGCTAAGAACCTCAAAGCTAGAGCTCTTCGCTGCATTCCCGCCCCATCTGCCGCTTGA